A single genomic interval of Cygnus olor isolate bCygOlo1 chromosome 17, bCygOlo1.pri.v2, whole genome shotgun sequence harbors:
- the PHETA1 gene encoding sesquipedalian-1 isoform X1, with protein MGKRSGRGAMKLNERSLAFYATCDSPADNAGFLYKRGERHTAYHRRWFVLKGNMLFYFEERESREPVGVIVLEGCTVELCDSAEEFAFAIRFGGTKSRTYVLAAESQDAMESWVKSLSRASFDYMRVVVRELEKQLEEMRWGLAAGRPCCRHAPAAWKPQPSGPEQSQERLPALPAVPPKENGCAVWNNTPGTDRLPDATSCDGSDDDTNPRPPPLPPRRRASSGEPGSTGAATTESSSAFCRLHERYGREVARLRQDWLKRQRDHQP; from the exons ATGGGAAAACGCTCAG gGCGCGGAGCCATGAAGCTGAACGAGCGGAGCCTGGCGTTTTACGCCACCTGCGACTCCCCCGCCGACAACGCCGGCTTCCTCTACAAGCGGGGCGAGCGGCACACGGCCTACCACCGGCGCTGGTTCGTGCTGAAGGGCAACATGCTCTTCTACTTCGAGGAGCGCGAGAGCCGCGAGCCGGTGGGCGTCATCGTGCTGGAGGGCTGCACGGTGGAGCTCTGCGACTCGGCCGAGGAGTTCGCCTTCGCCATCCGCTTCGGCGGCACCAAATCCCGCACCTACGTGCTGGCGGCCGAGAGCCAGGACGCCATGGAGTCGTGGGTGAAGTCGCTGTCGCGGGCCAGCTTCGACTACATGCGCGTGGTGGTGCgggagctggagaagcagctcGAGGAGATGCGCTGGGGACTGGCTGCCGGCCGCCCGTGCTGCCGGCACgctcctgctgcctggaagCCGCAGCCCTCAGGGCCGGAGCAGTCCCAGGAGcggctgccagctctgcccgcCGTGCCGCCGAAGGAGAACGGCTGCGCGGTGTGGAACAACACTCCAGGCACCGACCGGCTGCCCGATGCCACCAGCTGTGACGGCAGCGATGATGACACCAACCCGCGGCCACCGCCGTTGCCACCGCGCAGGCGGGCGTCCAGCGGCGAGCcgggcagcaccggggctgcCACAACCGAGAGCTCCTCCGCTTTCTGCCGGCTCCACGAGCGGTACGGCCGGGAGGTGGCCCGGCTGCGGCAGGACTGGCTGAAGAGGCAGCGTGACCACCAGCCCTGA
- the PHETA1 gene encoding sesquipedalian-1 isoform X2, translating to MKLNERSLAFYATCDSPADNAGFLYKRGERHTAYHRRWFVLKGNMLFYFEERESREPVGVIVLEGCTVELCDSAEEFAFAIRFGGTKSRTYVLAAESQDAMESWVKSLSRASFDYMRVVVRELEKQLEEMRWGLAAGRPCCRHAPAAWKPQPSGPEQSQERLPALPAVPPKENGCAVWNNTPGTDRLPDATSCDGSDDDTNPRPPPLPPRRRASSGEPGSTGAATTESSSAFCRLHERYGREVARLRQDWLKRQRDHQP from the coding sequence ATGAAGCTGAACGAGCGGAGCCTGGCGTTTTACGCCACCTGCGACTCCCCCGCCGACAACGCCGGCTTCCTCTACAAGCGGGGCGAGCGGCACACGGCCTACCACCGGCGCTGGTTCGTGCTGAAGGGCAACATGCTCTTCTACTTCGAGGAGCGCGAGAGCCGCGAGCCGGTGGGCGTCATCGTGCTGGAGGGCTGCACGGTGGAGCTCTGCGACTCGGCCGAGGAGTTCGCCTTCGCCATCCGCTTCGGCGGCACCAAATCCCGCACCTACGTGCTGGCGGCCGAGAGCCAGGACGCCATGGAGTCGTGGGTGAAGTCGCTGTCGCGGGCCAGCTTCGACTACATGCGCGTGGTGGTGCgggagctggagaagcagctcGAGGAGATGCGCTGGGGACTGGCTGCCGGCCGCCCGTGCTGCCGGCACgctcctgctgcctggaagCCGCAGCCCTCAGGGCCGGAGCAGTCCCAGGAGcggctgccagctctgcccgcCGTGCCGCCGAAGGAGAACGGCTGCGCGGTGTGGAACAACACTCCAGGCACCGACCGGCTGCCCGATGCCACCAGCTGTGACGGCAGCGATGATGACACCAACCCGCGGCCACCGCCGTTGCCACCGCGCAGGCGGGCGTCCAGCGGCGAGCcgggcagcaccggggctgcCACAACCGAGAGCTCCTCCGCTTTCTGCCGGCTCCACGAGCGGTACGGCCGGGAGGTGGCCCGGCTGCGGCAGGACTGGCTGAAGAGGCAGCGTGACCACCAGCCCTGA